Proteins from one Pseudomonas bijieensis genomic window:
- a CDS encoding phage holin family protein, which translates to MTNEQQALLDMPIWLVIVLALVGGVTGEMWRADKEGARGWSLLRRLALRSGACMVCGVSAIMLLYAMGLSIWAAGAFGCLTAMAGADVAIGLYERWAAKRMGVSELPPRDPRSDQH; encoded by the coding sequence ATGACAAACGAGCAACAAGCGTTGCTGGACATGCCGATCTGGCTGGTCATCGTGCTCGCCCTGGTGGGTGGGGTGACTGGCGAGATGTGGCGTGCCGACAAGGAGGGCGCCCGAGGCTGGTCGCTGCTACGTCGCCTGGCCCTGCGTTCCGGCGCCTGCATGGTCTGCGGCGTCTCGGCGATCATGCTGTTGTACGCCATGGGCTTGTCAATCTGGGCCGCTGGCGCCTTTGGTTGCCTGACGGCGATGGCCGGGGCGGACGTGGCCATCGGTCTTTACGAACGCTGGGCCGCCAAGCGGATGGGCGTCAGTGAGCTGCCGCCGCGCGATCCCCGTTCCGACCAACACTGA
- a CDS encoding IS110 family transposase, whose product MNKVAIAAIDLGKHSFHLHAQDDRGHELYRKKFTRVTLAQHLANLEPCTVVMEACGGAHFMAQEVAKLGHTPKLIAPHLVRPYVKSNKNDFADAEAICEAATRPTMRFVPPKNQAQQALAMLNSTRDSFIKDRTATANRIHAALLEVGISLAPGFKSIKELPARLEASSLSERFKILMKLHEHFNHLDEQVKTLDKDVESQAAEDDLAARLMTMPCVGPITSSALAAELGDGKQFKCGRNYAASIGLVPKQHSTGDKTVLLGISKRGDRNQRRLLIQCARVYLMQLERQRGWLADWVRQLLAHHHSNHVVCALANKMARIAWAIAAHHTEFDAGPAAMNT is encoded by the coding sequence ATGAACAAAGTAGCTATTGCCGCCATCGATTTGGGAAAACACTCCTTTCACCTGCATGCTCAAGATGATCGTGGTCATGAGCTTTATCGCAAAAAATTTACTCGAGTGACGCTCGCTCAACACCTGGCGAATCTCGAACCTTGCACCGTCGTGATGGAAGCTTGTGGCGGAGCCCACTTCATGGCGCAGGAGGTCGCGAAGCTGGGACATACGCCCAAGCTCATTGCTCCTCATCTCGTGCGTCCTTACGTGAAGAGCAACAAGAACGACTTCGCTGATGCCGAGGCGATCTGCGAGGCAGCGACTCGCCCAACGATGCGCTTTGTGCCGCCAAAAAACCAAGCTCAGCAGGCGCTAGCCATGCTCAACTCGACCCGCGATTCGTTCATCAAAGACCGCACCGCGACCGCCAATCGGATTCATGCCGCCCTTCTGGAGGTGGGCATCAGCCTGGCCCCAGGCTTCAAATCCATCAAAGAGCTTCCGGCGCGGCTGGAGGCGAGTTCACTTTCTGAACGCTTCAAAATTCTGATGAAGCTGCATGAGCACTTCAACCACCTGGATGAGCAGGTCAAGACACTGGACAAGGACGTGGAGAGCCAGGCCGCTGAAGATGATCTGGCGGCTCGTTTGATGACTATGCCCTGTGTCGGGCCGATCACCTCCAGCGCCCTGGCTGCTGAGTTGGGCGATGGTAAACAGTTCAAGTGCGGGCGAAACTATGCGGCCTCAATCGGGCTGGTGCCCAAACAGCATTCCACGGGCGACAAGACGGTACTGCTGGGCATCAGCAAGCGCGGTGATCGGAATCAGAGGCGTCTGCTCATCCAGTGTGCCCGAGTCTACTTAATGCAGCTGGAGCGCCAAAGAGGCTGGCTGGCGGACTGGGTCCGGCAGCTGTTGGCCCACCATCACTCCAACCATGTGGTCTGCGCGCTGGCCAATAAGATGGCGAGGATCGCTTGGGCGATTGCGGCACACCACACTGAATTCGATGCAGGGCCAGCTGCGATGAACACCTGA
- a CDS encoding phage tail protein I has translation MSDDTPRPSLLPANSSALERALDLGFARLLERIDPPFPELMNANQTPSAFLPYLAADRGVSEWDAAASDLEKRLTVSLSWQIQRQAGTRQALNHAVESLGFTPHVTAWYEQQPNAHPYTFDVQAIIGQGWASGDHNRLIQRINAAKSERDQATITLVHQTRGGLAAAAVLHGPLSDGELFLCGALPLLNLGARLIGIGISQRYTINDYDLRAQP, from the coding sequence ATGAGTGACGACACACCTCGCCCAAGCCTGTTGCCGGCCAACAGCTCGGCGCTGGAAAGGGCGCTCGATCTGGGCTTTGCCCGGTTGCTCGAGCGTATCGATCCGCCGTTTCCTGAGTTGATGAACGCGAATCAGACCCCGTCCGCTTTCCTGCCTTATCTGGCGGCGGATCGCGGTGTCAGCGAGTGGGATGCGGCCGCCAGCGACCTGGAAAAACGTCTGACGGTTTCGCTGTCCTGGCAGATCCAGCGCCAGGCTGGCACTCGCCAGGCCCTGAACCATGCAGTCGAGTCTTTGGGGTTCACGCCTCACGTCACCGCCTGGTACGAACAGCAACCCAATGCCCATCCCTACACCTTTGATGTGCAAGCCATCATCGGTCAAGGCTGGGCCAGTGGTGATCACAATCGCTTGATACAGCGAATCAATGCAGCCAAGAGCGAGCGTGACCAGGCCACCATCACCCTCGTGCATCAAACGCGCGGCGGCCTGGCAGCGGCGGCAGTTTTGCACGGGCCGCTGAGCGACGGTGAGCTGTTTTTGTGCGGGGCACTGCCGCTACTCAATCTCGGTGCGCGGCTTATCGGCATTGGGATTTCCCAACGCTACACCATTAACGATTACGACCTCAGGGCGCAGCCATGA
- a CDS encoding helix-turn-helix transcriptional regulator: protein MQKRNVSTVLRALLDQHGISPTELHRRTGVPQSTLSRILSGKIVDPSDKHISKIAEYFAVSTDQLRGRADVVPIGSARRDEPHSELKDISLWDDDTPVEEDEVSVPFLREVELAAGSGRFVIEESERSSLRFGKRSLRHNGVQFDQAKCVTVRGNSMLPVLRDGATVGVNAGKCGIGDIVDGDLYAINHNGQLRVKQLYRLPTGIRLRSFNRDEHPDEDYTFQEMQDEQIVILGHVFWWGMYAR from the coding sequence ATGCAAAAACGCAACGTTTCTACCGTATTAAGAGCATTGCTCGATCAGCACGGGATCTCCCCCACGGAGCTTCACCGGCGTACCGGCGTGCCTCAGTCCACCCTCTCGCGGATCCTCAGCGGCAAGATCGTCGATCCTTCGGATAAACACATCTCGAAGATTGCCGAATACTTCGCCGTGAGCACCGACCAGTTGCGCGGGCGCGCGGACGTTGTGCCTATCGGCAGCGCCCGCCGCGACGAGCCGCATTCCGAACTCAAGGATATAAGCCTGTGGGACGACGATACGCCTGTCGAAGAAGACGAGGTGTCGGTCCCTTTTCTGCGTGAGGTTGAATTGGCTGCTGGATCAGGAAGATTCGTCATCGAGGAAAGTGAGCGCTCTAGCCTGCGCTTTGGCAAACGCAGCCTGCGCCATAACGGCGTGCAGTTCGACCAGGCCAAATGCGTGACGGTGCGCGGCAACAGCATGTTGCCAGTGCTGCGCGATGGGGCAACGGTCGGGGTGAATGCAGGCAAATGCGGGATCGGCGACATCGTCGACGGCGACCTCTATGCCATCAACCACAACGGCCAACTGCGGGTGAAGCAGCTTTATCGCCTGCCCACCGGCATCCGCCTGCGCAGCTTCAACCGCGACGAGCATCCGGATGAGGACTACACCTTTCAGGAAATGCAGGATGAGCAAATCGTCATCCTCGGTCACGTCTTCTGGTGGGGCATGTACGCCCGCTAA
- a CDS encoding phage tail protein: MAEVLNFEHNGITVNATESPEAMGGLGDNVIGLVGTAPNANPLIPKNTPFRINSFTTQAQLDPTGAEAGTLFQAVYQILKVVKVPVYVVIVEEGATQADTQNNVIGGIEAQTGRKLGLAALSGVAEDLTIIGAPGFTGTKAVASEFASFGKRIKARVVLDGKDASVADQVTYSQELGGADLGFDRCLVVHNMPAVYSKAAKKNVFLAPSSLAIAALAKVKQWESPGNQVTFAEDVSRTVEYNILDTSTEGDLLNRYGVSYYARTILGGFSLLGNRSITGKFISYVGLEDAISRKLVKAGQKAMAKNLTKSFMDQEVKRINDWLQTLVADETIPGGSVYLHPELNSVEKYKNGTWYVVIDYGRYAPNEHMIYQLNARDEIIEQFLEDVL, encoded by the coding sequence ATGGCTGAGGTTTTGAACTTCGAGCACAACGGCATTACCGTCAATGCCACTGAATCTCCCGAGGCCATGGGTGGCCTGGGTGACAACGTCATCGGGCTGGTCGGCACCGCGCCGAATGCCAATCCGCTGATTCCGAAAAACACCCCGTTCCGTATCAACAGCTTCACCACCCAGGCCCAGCTGGACCCGACCGGTGCCGAGGCGGGTACGCTGTTCCAGGCGGTCTACCAGATCCTCAAAGTGGTCAAGGTGCCGGTCTACGTCGTCATCGTCGAAGAGGGCGCGACTCAGGCCGACACGCAGAACAACGTCATCGGCGGCATCGAGGCGCAGACCGGGCGCAAGTTGGGCTTGGCCGCGTTGAGCGGGGTCGCTGAAGACCTGACCATCATCGGCGCGCCGGGCTTCACCGGCACCAAGGCCGTAGCCAGCGAGTTCGCCTCGTTCGGCAAGCGCATCAAGGCACGTGTGGTGCTCGATGGCAAGGACGCCTCGGTCGCCGATCAAGTGACTTACAGCCAGGAGCTGGGCGGCGCCGACCTAGGGTTTGACCGTTGCCTGGTAGTGCACAACATGCCGGCGGTGTACTCCAAGGCGGCGAAGAAAAACGTCTTCCTGGCCCCGTCGAGCCTGGCCATCGCCGCATTGGCCAAGGTCAAGCAATGGGAGAGCCCGGGCAACCAGGTGACCTTCGCCGAAGACGTCTCGCGCACCGTCGAATACAACATCCTCGACACCTCCACCGAAGGCGATCTGCTCAACCGCTACGGCGTCAGCTACTACGCCCGGACCATCCTCGGCGGCTTCTCGCTGCTGGGTAACCGCTCCATCACCGGCAAGTTCATCAGCTACGTCGGCCTGGAAGATGCCATCAGCCGCAAGCTGGTGAAAGCCGGTCAGAAGGCCATGGCCAAGAACCTGACCAAGTCGTTCATGGACCAGGAGGTCAAGCGCATCAACGACTGGCTGCAAACCCTGGTCGCCGACGAAACCATCCCCGGCGGCAGCGTGTACCTGCACCCGGAATTGAACAGCGTCGAGAAGTACAAGAACGGCACCTGGTACGTGGTCATCGACTACGGCCGCTACGCGCCGAACGAACACATGATTTATCAACTCAATGCCCGCGATGAAATCATCGAGCAGTTCCTGGAGGACGTTCTCTAA
- a CDS encoding phage baseplate assembly protein V yields the protein MFDALLRMHLGPIIERLAQMETELEDLHRRAESFCRIGVCQEVDAASNTCKVSHGGLLTPAIRFFNPSAGAQSESRIPSVGEQCLLLNHGGGEGGGQAVALFGLNGGQFPPVSTQATLTRRLYQDGTENGYDHASHVLHWQNGPAAFTGSRESLQLSIGPARLAMTPEAIDLQLGAVGIRLDASGVHLSGPVVDHQGRVISTA from the coding sequence ATGTTTGATGCGCTATTACGGATGCATCTGGGGCCGATCATCGAGCGGCTGGCACAGATGGAAACCGAGTTGGAAGACTTGCATCGGCGTGCGGAGAGTTTCTGCCGTATCGGCGTTTGCCAGGAAGTCGATGCGGCCAGCAACACCTGCAAGGTCAGCCATGGTGGGTTGCTGACCCCGGCGATCCGCTTTTTCAACCCGAGTGCCGGCGCCCAGAGCGAGTCGCGGATTCCGTCCGTGGGTGAGCAGTGCCTGTTGCTGAACCATGGCGGCGGCGAGGGCGGCGGGCAGGCGGTGGCGTTGTTCGGCCTCAACGGCGGTCAGTTTCCGCCCGTCTCGACCCAGGCCACGTTGACGCGTCGCCTCTATCAGGATGGTACGGAAAACGGCTACGACCATGCCAGCCATGTCCTGCACTGGCAAAACGGTCCGGCGGCATTCACCGGTTCTCGTGAGTCGCTCCAATTAAGCATTGGCCCGGCGAGGTTGGCGATGACGCCCGAGGCTATCGACTTGCAACTGGGCGCCGTCGGCATTCGGCTCGACGCCTCCGGTGTGCACCTGAGCGGCCCGGTGGTGGATCACCAGGGACGTGTCATCAGTACCGCATAA
- a CDS encoding Com family DNA-binding transcriptional regulator: MLKDFRCGSCKRLLARMGENTELQIKCARCGTLNHVKALEPRVIARERDERC; this comes from the coding sequence ATGCTGAAGGATTTCAGATGCGGTAGCTGCAAAAGGCTTCTGGCCCGCATGGGCGAGAACACCGAACTCCAGATCAAATGTGCCCGATGCGGGACGTTGAATCATGTGAAGGCCCTTGAGCCTCGAGTGATCGCCAGAGAGCGAGATGAGCGCTGTTGA
- a CDS encoding phage baseplate protein yields MIGIDRNTGATVDDWLQFVQRATRALTTPLGTRQKRPLYGCALTQLLGQNLGDDLLILAQSHAAQAFYNPDNGIGDFEPQVIVASRQGAGLLLRFAGIWKNRKQTFEVVT; encoded by the coding sequence ATGATTGGAATCGATCGAAATACCGGCGCCACGGTCGACGACTGGCTGCAATTTGTCCAGCGCGCCACTCGGGCGTTGACCACGCCGTTGGGCACGCGGCAGAAGCGCCCTTTGTATGGCTGTGCACTCACGCAATTGCTCGGGCAGAACCTCGGCGATGACTTGCTGATTCTGGCCCAGAGCCACGCGGCCCAAGCGTTCTACAACCCGGACAATGGCATCGGTGATTTCGAGCCGCAGGTCATTGTCGCCAGCCGACAGGGCGCCGGTTTGTTGTTGCGCTTCGCCGGCATCTGGAAAAACCGCAAACAGACTTTCGAGGTGGTGACATGA
- a CDS encoding tail fiber assembly protein, whose protein sequence is MSDISNADTLEIPLAVPSREIEWAAIRNRRNQLLRDTDFTQLPDYPATDAQRAEVKSYRQALRDIPEQIEDPSNLVWPVLPTFVK, encoded by the coding sequence ATGTCTGATATATCCAACGCTGATACGCTTGAAATTCCACTCGCCGTACCGTCGCGTGAAATCGAATGGGCTGCCATTCGCAACCGTCGCAACCAGCTTCTGCGGGACACGGATTTCACTCAACTGCCGGACTACCCAGCGACAGACGCACAGCGCGCCGAGGTTAAGTCCTACCGCCAAGCCCTGCGGGATATCCCCGAGCAGATCGAGGATCCATCGAACCTGGTCTGGCCCGTGCTACCGACCTTCGTCAAGTAA
- a CDS encoding phage major tail tube protein: MFTNRVRQAIAATLQGLPLSATVEEFSPPKIEFDMEDMRGGRFIGEEMVKSGKVLTAKLTLQGLGPEIMLALGVSVGDDILLNVREAGQDQDGNTWFTYHTVGGKLKSLEETPLKMSEKPKTNLELSCRTYNRLENGVPVIDIDVRTQKFVLNGVDILGDARRAVLLP; encoded by the coding sequence ATGTTTACCAACCGCGTAAGACAGGCCATCGCGGCCACCCTGCAAGGCCTGCCGTTGTCGGCGACGGTGGAAGAGTTCAGCCCGCCGAAGATCGAATTCGACATGGAAGATATGCGTGGCGGCCGTTTCATTGGCGAGGAAATGGTCAAGAGCGGCAAGGTGCTGACGGCCAAGTTGACGCTGCAAGGTCTCGGCCCGGAAATCATGCTGGCGCTGGGCGTGAGCGTGGGCGATGACATTCTGCTGAACGTTCGTGAAGCCGGTCAGGATCAGGACGGCAACACTTGGTTCACTTACCACACGGTCGGCGGCAAGTTGAAATCCCTCGAGGAAACGCCGCTGAAAATGAGCGAGAAGCCCAAGACCAACCTTGAGCTGTCCTGCCGCACCTACAACCGTCTGGAAAACGGCGTTCCGGTGATCGACATCGACGTGCGCACCCAGAAGTTCGTGCTCAACGGCGTCGACATTCTCGGCGATGCGCGCCGTGCGGTGCTGTTGCCTTAA
- a CDS encoding DUF642 domain-containing protein translates to MSRFKKYVAPLLLSIALLGVGSNASAANLLVNGSFEQPGCSGSCILDTPAKANFITGWTTFLSGAEYFNMPASIGGAVAADGVVIVDLANYVYGNGGGIQQNFATAVGAKYRLTFSAGNSRYASRSGDGTIQVKVAGQSVTFDTPSAKGTAVEWSTITYDFTATSAQTTLAFSNEQNPYAHFAFIDNVSVEPL, encoded by the coding sequence ATGAGTCGTTTCAAGAAATACGTTGCCCCGCTGTTGCTATCCATTGCGCTGCTCGGTGTTGGGAGCAACGCTAGCGCCGCCAACCTTCTGGTCAACGGCAGCTTCGAACAGCCAGGCTGCAGCGGCAGTTGCATCCTCGATACCCCGGCGAAAGCCAATTTCATCACCGGTTGGACGACGTTTCTGTCCGGTGCCGAGTACTTCAATATGCCCGCCTCGATCGGGGGGGCCGTGGCTGCGGATGGCGTTGTGATTGTCGACCTGGCCAATTATGTCTACGGCAACGGCGGGGGGATCCAGCAGAACTTCGCTACCGCAGTCGGCGCCAAGTATCGATTGACCTTCAGCGCGGGTAATTCGCGCTACGCCAGCCGCTCCGGCGACGGCACCATTCAGGTCAAGGTGGCGGGGCAGAGTGTCACCTTCGACACGCCGTCGGCCAAAGGTACCGCAGTGGAGTGGAGCACCATCACGTATGACTTCACGGCCACTTCGGCCCAAACGACTTTGGCGTTCTCCAATGAGCAGAACCCTTACGCCCACTTCGCCTTCATCGACAACGTCAGCGTTGAGCCACTGTAA
- the mutS gene encoding DNA mismatch repair protein MutS, giving the protein MNDLSSHTPMMQQYWRLKNQHPDQLMFYRMGDFYEIFYEDAKKAAKLLDITLTARGQSAGMAIPMCGIPYHAAEGYLAKLVKLGESVVICEQVGDPATSKGPVERQVVRIITPGTVSDEALLDERRDNLIAAVLGDERLFGLAVLDITSGNFSVLEIKGWENLLAELERVNPVELLIPDDWPKDLPAEKRRGVRRRAPWDFERDSALKSLCQQFSTQDLKGFGCENLTLAIGAAGCLLAYAKETQRTALPHLRSLRHERLDDTVVLDGASRRNLELDTNLAGGRDNTLQSVVDRCQTAMGSRLLTRWLNRPLRDLTVLLARQSSITCLLDRYRFEQLQPQLKEIGDIERILARIGLRNARPRDLARLRDALGALPELQVAMTDLEAPHLQQLAHTTSTYPELAALLEKAIIDNPPAVIRDGGVLKTGYDAELDELQSLSENAGQFLIDLEAREKARTGLANLKVGYNRIHGYFIELPSKQAEQAPADYVRRQTLKGAERFITPELKAFEDKALSAKSRALAREKMLYEALLEDLISQLPPLQDTASALAELDVLSNLAERALNLDLNCPRFVSEPCMRISQGRHPVVEQVLTTPFVANDLSLDDNTRMLVITGPNMGGKSTYMRQTALIVLLAHIGSFVPAASCELSLVDRIFTRIGSSDDLAGGRSTFMVEMSETANILHNATERSLVLMDEVGRGTSTFDGLSLAWAAAERLAHLRAYTLFATHYFELTVLPESQPLVANVHLNATEHNERIVFLHHVLPGPASQSYGLAVAQLAGVPSEVISRAREHLSRLETTSLPHEAPRPIKGKPAAPQQSDLFASLPHPVLDELAKLDLDDLTPRRALDLLYTLKTRI; this is encoded by the coding sequence GTGAACGACCTCTCCAGCCACACGCCGATGATGCAGCAATACTGGCGCCTGAAGAACCAGCACCCCGACCAGCTGATGTTCTACCGCATGGGCGACTTCTACGAGATCTTCTACGAAGATGCGAAGAAAGCCGCCAAGTTGTTGGACATCACCCTGACGGCGCGTGGGCAATCGGCGGGCATGGCGATTCCGATGTGCGGGATTCCTTACCACGCGGCGGAAGGTTACCTGGCGAAGCTGGTCAAGCTCGGCGAGTCCGTGGTGATCTGCGAGCAAGTCGGCGACCCGGCCACCAGCAAAGGGCCGGTGGAACGCCAAGTCGTACGTATCATCACACCGGGCACAGTCAGTGATGAAGCCCTGCTGGATGAACGCCGGGACAACCTGATCGCCGCAGTCCTGGGCGATGAGCGCCTGTTCGGCCTGGCGGTGCTGGACATCACCAGCGGCAATTTCTCGGTGCTGGAAATCAAGGGCTGGGAAAACCTGCTGGCGGAGCTCGAACGAGTCAACCCGGTAGAGCTGTTGATCCCGGATGACTGGCCCAAAGACCTGCCGGCAGAAAAACGCCGTGGCGTGCGGCGTCGGGCGCCGTGGGATTTTGAACGTGATTCGGCGCTGAAAAGTCTCTGCCAGCAGTTTTCCACCCAGGACCTCAAGGGCTTCGGCTGCGAAAACCTGACCCTGGCCATTGGTGCTGCCGGTTGCCTGCTGGCCTACGCCAAGGAAACCCAGCGCACCGCCCTGCCCCACTTGCGCAGCCTGCGCCACGAACGCCTGGATGACACGGTGGTGCTGGACGGCGCGAGCCGGCGCAACCTGGAACTGGACACCAACCTGGCCGGCGGGCGCGACAATACCTTGCAGTCGGTGGTCGACCGCTGCCAGACCGCCATGGGCAGCCGCCTGCTGACCCGCTGGCTGAACCGCCCACTGCGCGACCTGACGGTGCTGCTGGCGCGCCAGTCCTCCATTACCTGCCTGCTGGATCGTTATCGCTTCGAGCAGTTGCAGCCGCAGCTCAAGGAAATCGGCGACATCGAGCGCATCCTCGCCCGTATCGGCCTGCGCAATGCCCGTCCCCGTGACCTGGCACGCCTGCGTGATGCCCTCGGCGCCCTGCCCGAGCTGCAAGTGGCGATGACCGACCTCGAAGCACCGCACCTGCAGCAACTGGCGCACACCACCAGCACCTACCCGGAGCTGGCCGCGCTGTTGGAAAAAGCCATTATCGATAACCCTCCGGCGGTGATCCGTGACGGTGGCGTGCTGAAAACCGGCTACGACGCCGAACTCGACGAACTGCAATCGCTGAGCGAAAACGCCGGCCAGTTCCTGATCGACCTCGAAGCCCGGGAAAAAGCCCGCACTGGCCTGGCCAACCTCAAGGTCGGCTACAACCGCATCCACGGTTATTTCATCGAATTGCCGAGCAAGCAGGCCGAACAGGCCCCGGCGGACTACGTTCGCCGCCAGACCCTCAAGGGTGCCGAGCGCTTCATCACTCCAGAACTCAAGGCGTTCGAAGACAAGGCGCTGTCGGCCAAGAGCCGCGCCCTGGCTCGGGAAAAGATGCTCTATGAAGCACTGCTCGAGGACCTGATCAGCCAACTGCCGCCCTTGCAGGACACCGCCAGTGCCCTGGCGGAACTGGACGTGCTGAGCAACCTGGCCGAACGCGCACTGAACCTGGACCTGAACTGCCCACGCTTCGTCAGCGAACCGTGCATGCGCATCAGCCAGGGTCGTCACCCGGTGGTCGAGCAAGTGTTGACCACGCCGTTCGTGGCCAACGACCTGAGCCTGGACGACAACACCCGCATGCTGGTGATCACCGGTCCGAACATGGGTGGTAAATCCACCTACATGCGCCAGACTGCCTTGATCGTGCTGCTGGCCCACATCGGCAGCTTCGTACCAGCAGCGAGCTGCGAATTGTCCCTGGTAGACAGGATTTTCACCCGGATCGGCTCCAGCGATGACCTGGCCGGTGGGCGCTCGACCTTCATGGTGGAAATGAGCGAAACCGCGAACATCCTGCACAACGCCACCGAACGCAGCCTGGTGCTGATGGACGAAGTCGGACGCGGTACCAGCACCTTCGATGGCCTGTCCCTGGCCTGGGCGGCGGCCGAACGGCTGGCGCATTTGCGAGCCTACACCCTGTTCGCCACCCACTACTTCGAGCTGACGGTACTGCCGGAAAGCCAGCCGCTGGTGGCCAACGTGCACCTCAACGCCACCGAGCACAACGAACGCATCGTTTTCCTGCACCACGTGCTGCCCGGCCCGGCCAGCCAGAGCTACGGCCTGGCAGTGGCGCAGTTGGCCGGCGTGCCGAGCGAAGTGATCAGCCGTGCCCGCGAACACCTGAGCCGCCTGGAAACTACCAGCCTGCCCCACGAAGCACCGCGCCCGATCAAAGGCAAACCGGCCGCTCCACAGCAAAGCGACCTGTTCGCCAGCCTGCCCCATCCGGTGCTCGATGAACTGGCCAAGCTCGATCTGGACGACCTGACTCCACGTCGGGCGCTGGATTTACTCTATACATTGAAGACACGGATCTAA
- a CDS encoding DUF6124 family protein, giving the protein MPKNTPNPPDDHISRSQSANAKKLDDAATRALDYYLKPKADKETGDTPDTLFIIAPNIDAECLLANLSETLASANAMVSDLAFDLKGSRRNIALGVQQMIELSQLLANRAWDVVEVR; this is encoded by the coding sequence ATGCCGAAGAACACACCAAATCCCCCAGACGATCACATCTCCCGCAGCCAATCGGCCAACGCCAAAAAACTCGACGACGCGGCCACTCGTGCCCTGGACTATTACCTCAAACCCAAAGCCGACAAAGAAACCGGCGACACACCCGACACCCTTTTCATCATCGCCCCGAACATCGACGCCGAATGCCTGCTCGCCAACCTCAGCGAAACCCTGGCCTCGGCCAACGCCATGGTCAGCGACCTGGCATTCGACCTGAAGGGCTCGCGACGAAATATCGCCCTAGGGGTCCAGCAGATGATCGAACTGAGCCAGTTGCTGGCGAATCGAGCATGGGATGTGGTTGAGGTGAGGTAA
- a CDS encoding baseplate J/gp47 family protein translates to MSMLIPGQNQLAEPAIVTVEAFEDLLAEFKTFVVEYVAARSPASAAKLVDSLENESELLTLALEAFCVRLQTHERKYNARIKQMLAWWATGTNLDARLADMGLERQLLDPGDPAAFPPIPPVYESDDDARLRYYLAPHAPAAGSRMQYRREIFTLGERPAVKVENAAAGVVTVTYTFDPDGYAAQIKDGNGRRTAPGEVTVTVLSREGNGTPSEALLEGVRQHFARPDVRPETDLVIVQAAQIKPYKIRVVAKINAGPDSGLTKVAAEQQLQAYAEACHRLEGRVDPSWIDYTLHSAGAVQLQILEPLAPIVTTAFQAPYCTGVEVEVDTL, encoded by the coding sequence ATGAGCATGTTGATACCCGGCCAGAACCAGTTGGCCGAACCGGCCATCGTCACCGTCGAAGCGTTCGAGGACCTGCTCGCCGAATTCAAGACCTTCGTGGTCGAGTACGTCGCTGCACGCTCTCCCGCCAGCGCGGCGAAGCTGGTGGACAGCCTGGAAAACGAAAGCGAACTGCTGACCCTGGCCCTCGAGGCGTTCTGTGTCCGCCTGCAAACTCACGAACGCAAATACAACGCCCGCATCAAGCAGATGCTGGCGTGGTGGGCCACCGGCACCAACCTCGATGCGCGCCTCGCGGACATGGGCCTTGAGCGGCAGTTGCTCGATCCCGGCGATCCGGCGGCGTTCCCGCCCATCCCCCCGGTCTACGAGAGCGATGATGACGCCCGCTTGCGCTACTACCTGGCGCCCCATGCCCCGGCGGCTGGCTCGCGCATGCAGTATCGACGGGAGATCTTCACCCTGGGCGAACGGCCTGCCGTGAAGGTGGAAAACGCCGCAGCGGGCGTGGTGACGGTCACGTATACCTTCGACCCGGATGGATACGCGGCGCAGATCAAGGACGGCAACGGACGCCGCACCGCGCCGGGCGAAGTCACGGTCACGGTGCTGTCCCGAGAGGGCAATGGCACACCGTCCGAGGCGCTGCTCGAGGGCGTTCGCCAGCATTTCGCCCGACCTGATGTGCGACCGGAAACCGACCTGGTCATCGTCCAGGCCGCGCAAATCAAACCCTACAAGATCCGCGTCGTGGCGAAGATCAACGCCGGCCCGGATTCGGGCTTGACCAAGGTCGCTGCCGAGCAGCAATTGCAGGCGTACGCCGAGGCGTGCCATCGCCTGGAAGGTCGGGTGGACCCGAGCTGGATCGACTACACGCTGCACAGTGCGGGCGCGGTTCAGTTGCAGATTCTCGAACCGCTGGCGCCGATTGTGACGACGGCTTTCCAAGCCCCGTACTGCACGGGCGTCGAGGTCGAGGTGGATACGTTATGA